A single window of Microbispora hainanensis DNA harbors:
- the pstB gene encoding phosphate ABC transporter ATP-binding protein PstB has translation MAKQIEVAGLDAYYGSHKAIEGISMTIEPRSVTAFIGPSGCGKSTFLRTLNRMHEVIPGARVEGKVRLEEQDLYGADVDPVSVRRTIGMVFQRPNPFPTMSIFDNVAAGLRLNGRYSRSELEGIVEESLKGANLWNEVKDRLNKPGAGLSGGQQQRLCIARAIAVRPQVLLMDEPCSALDPISTLAIEDLISQLKQDYTIVIVTHNMQQAARVSDKTAFFNLAAQGQPGKLVEMDETSKIFTNPAEKATEDYITGRFG, from the coding sequence ATGGCCAAGCAGATCGAAGTCGCGGGACTCGACGCGTACTACGGCTCGCACAAGGCGATCGAAGGCATCTCGATGACGATCGAGCCGCGGTCGGTGACGGCCTTCATCGGCCCCTCCGGCTGCGGCAAGTCGACGTTCCTGCGGACCCTCAACCGGATGCACGAGGTCATCCCCGGCGCCCGGGTCGAGGGCAAGGTGCGCCTGGAGGAGCAGGACCTGTACGGCGCGGACGTCGACCCGGTGTCGGTCCGCCGCACCATCGGCATGGTGTTCCAGCGGCCGAACCCCTTCCCCACGATGTCCATCTTCGACAACGTGGCGGCGGGCCTGCGGCTCAACGGCCGCTATTCGCGGTCCGAGCTGGAGGGCATCGTCGAGGAGTCGCTCAAGGGCGCCAACCTCTGGAACGAGGTCAAGGACCGGCTGAACAAGCCGGGCGCGGGCCTGTCCGGCGGCCAGCAGCAGCGGCTGTGCATCGCCCGCGCGATCGCCGTACGCCCGCAGGTGCTGCTCATGGACGAGCCGTGCTCCGCGCTCGACCCCATCTCGACGCTGGCGATCGAGGACCTGATCTCCCAGCTCAAGCAGGACTACACGATCGTGATCGTGACGCACAACATGCAGCAGGCCGCCCGCGTCAGCGACAAGACCGCGTTCTTCAATCTGGCCGCGCAGGGGCAGCCCGGCAAGCTCGTCGAGATGGACGAGACCTCGAAGATCTTCACCAACCCGGCCGAGAAGGCGACCGAGGACTACATCACGGGCCGCTTCGGCTGA
- a CDS encoding response regulator transcription factor translates to MTAPAVEGDTRTAPMLLVADPDAGLVRQLSAAMQAEGVDVTGVPDGAQALLQAGALRPDAVLVSASLPIVGPVEFVRAVRLMRAVPVLLGIDFGSDAEQALQALEAGATACVARPYRVPELLPLVQAAFRRQDGHRTVLTIGDVELDVTAYQVKVGGRVVHLPLREFELLHYLMRNADRTVTREQIMRHVWHSSDGTSTNTIAVHVKRLRARLGDVDDTMIQTVRGVGYRLVSG, encoded by the coding sequence GTGACGGCACCCGCAGTGGAGGGGGACACTCGGACGGCGCCCATGCTCCTGGTGGCCGATCCGGACGCGGGTCTGGTGCGGCAGCTCTCGGCGGCGATGCAGGCCGAGGGCGTCGACGTCACCGGCGTGCCGGACGGCGCCCAGGCGCTGTTGCAGGCCGGTGCGCTCCGGCCCGACGCCGTGCTGGTCTCCGCCTCCCTTCCCATCGTCGGCCCCGTCGAGTTCGTCCGAGCCGTACGGCTCATGCGCGCCGTGCCCGTCCTGCTCGGCATCGACTTCGGGAGCGACGCCGAGCAGGCACTGCAGGCCCTGGAGGCGGGCGCGACGGCCTGCGTGGCCCGGCCATACCGCGTGCCCGAGCTGCTCCCGCTCGTCCAGGCGGCCTTCCGCCGGCAGGACGGCCACCGCACCGTGCTGACGATCGGCGACGTGGAGCTCGACGTGACGGCCTATCAGGTGAAGGTCGGCGGCCGCGTCGTGCACTTGCCACTGCGCGAGTTCGAGCTGCTGCACTATCTGATGCGCAACGCCGACAGGACGGTCACCCGCGAGCAGATCATGCGCCACGTCTGGCACTCGTCCGACGGGACCTCCACCAACACCATCGCCGTCCACGTCAAACGCCTGCGCGCGCGGCTGGGCGACGTGGACGACACGATGATCCAGACCGTCCGAGGAGTCGGATACCGGCTGGTCAGCGGCTGA